The DNA window AGTCCTTGGCCATGAATCATCCCAACGAGCCAAACTATTCTGGCTATCAGATGAATGCAGGCTACGCCGGCCCATACGCCCTTCCCGGATCTCTTATGCCTTTTACCCCAGCCCGCGCCAATACCGGCAATCTTCGTGCTGACCGAACCCAGTCTGAAGTTCCTGGTCTGGAGAATCGTCGTGGCTCTTACTCGACTACAGAGTCTGCCCCTACTACTCCCTTCTACGGAAGCTGGCCCCCTCGCGAGCATGGTCCACGTGTTCACAGTGACCGATCAGCTTACACCACACCATCACCTCACCAGCTCATGGTTGCCCATCATGCTGAGGCTACGAACAAGCCAAAGCCTTCTCCAGTTTCTGAGCGTACTCTGGACGATCTCTTGGCTAAGAACCCCCGTATTCCTGCTGCAGTACCCGCGGTCTTTACGCCTGCAGGTCACATGAAGAGTCTTGAACAGAGTCTCGAGAACCGCATCCCTGGCAACCGCAACGTCTACATTCGCGGTCTTCACCCTACCACCGACGATGAGTTGCTGTTCCACTACGCTGCTCGATTTGGTACTGTCGAAACTTCAAAGGCAATTATCGATACTGCGACCGGTGCCTGCAAGGGGTAAGTTTCATGCATTAATCTAGACATAACAAAAGCTAATCAAGACAAGATTTGGGTTTGCCAAGTTTTACGACGTCTCCGAATCTGAGATGTGCATTCGTGGATTTCATCGCCTTGGATACGAAGTTGGTTTCGCTCGGGTTTGTCTCCACTGGCACACAGGTcaacgatgaagatgaaacTAACACGTTAAAAGGAGTCTTTCAATTCTCGTCTCAAGGCTGAGGGCGATGAACTCTCAACCAACCTCTACATCTCCAATCTGCCCAAGTCCTTAACTGAAGTGGTAAGTTAGACTGAAATATACCGACTAATCACAAGATCACTAATCCGTACCAGGAACTCGGTGTTATCTTTCAGGGCTACACTATCTTGTCTAGCAAGATCCTTCGGGACAGCATGGGAAACAGTCGTGGTGTTGGCTTCGCTCGGTATGTCAGCAGAATACAGGGATTTGGAACCTGCTAACAACGCCACAGTTTTGAGAACCGTGAAGTCTGCGATGATGTTGTCGAGAAGTTTCATGGTCAGCCTGTTGGCGAAGAAGGTCTCCTCATGAACATCCGATACGCGGACACTCCAGCACAGAAGGAACTCAAGCGTGTCACAGCTGAACGCCGCCAGTTTCGAACCAACGAGTACAATATCGGGGCCTACGGTACTCCTCTCGTCGGCTATGGAGGCTCCATGTTCCCCCACCATGCACAGAATCGACGAGCAGCGATTCCTATTACTCGCCCGTGAGTCTGAACGCATTTCTTTTTCGTACCAATACTGACGCTTTCCTAGTCCTATGTCTCCCGAACTGACTCCTTCCGATACCAACGATGTAGATCGACGCGCGGGACACCAACGTCAATCCATTGGGTATGAAGCGAGGCTGCCAGGTCGTGACTTTGTGAGGTTTATCTAACCTTGTAAGCAGAACGGTCCCCAGCCTGCCCGCCGATGAAGTAGTCGCCACGCCTACCTCATCCGAGTGTGACGAGAACACGACTGTCCACGCCGATACCGTTGTCGTCGGTTCCACTTTCGACGCATCTCCTTctatcaagaaggaagtCAAGAAAGATGCCTAAGTCCTCGACCTCATCAACCATTGTTATGATTTCATCTGGTTGGCCATGGTCACATTCGTGCTTTTTCCCTCAAACATTTTTCTTTCTGGTTTTGGAGCGTCTGGCTCGGACATCGAGACTTGAGCAATCCTGGAACATCTTATGACCCAAGTAGATGTTAAACTCGACGAATTCATGCCATGATTTGATGTCATGAGCTTTTGTAGCTTAGATTCGGGGGCACATATGCCACTATCAGACGGAGGCGTTTAGAGCAAATCTCCATTAATGTCACTTAATCCTTCAACTCTTTACTGAGACAGTGATGCCATGAATTGATCGTCTTGAGATGTGGTAATAGTTGTCTGCGCATTTCGTAAAACATGGGTATCATTGTATCATATCTAAACTGCCAATTTTGACATGCTCTCTTCAACTGGATCGTCCTTAGAGTTCATGACATCATCGCCGAGCAGGCCACCAGATGTTTGGACATCTTTGGAGTCTTCCGACTTACCCTCATCCTCGctctcctcatcttcgtcttcgtcgtcgtcctcatcatcctcatcttcacttTGTGGAGTAGTTTTATCCACCTTTTCCTTAATAGCAGCCTCGAGATCTTTCAACATCTTCTTTGTGAAACCAGAAGCTTCAACTGTGGCATCAAGTCTTTTGAGGCCCTCCTTGGTCATTGCTTTCTTTGCGTGTTTGAAGAAAGGACCAGGCTCTGTTGGCACAAAGTGGAATCTGCGTTCAAAAAAGCGTTTAACACAGTTGACGTCCCGATCAAAATACATTTCAGCGTTTTGATGTTCCATGGAAACCATCTGAGGGAAATCGATCACGACGGGCTCAAGTGTCAGGGTCTCCTCGCCTTCTTCAGATTTTGTTCTGTTCTCCTTGATCAAGATATTGAATTCGTTGAAATCACCATGAATCAATCCATGCTTGGCAAGTCGTAGTATGAGCGCAATTAGATCACCGTACAGGGATGCTGGGTCAGGGACCTCGGCGATCTGTCGAAGAGGAAATGCGTCTATTAACGACATGACGATTGTGTGGCGAGATTGTGCAAAAGGTTCAGGGACAGGAAAGCCCTCTTCGCGCAGAGCCTTCATGAAGGCAAATTCCTTCATAGCTGCTAGCCTGGATAGATACATCCATGATCCGGATTGTCGCTTTTTGAGGTAGTCTCGGTTCGATTTAACGGATCGGAAAGAAATACGGCCGAGTCGATGGATCTTGAGGATTCGCTGCGTGCCTGTGTGGTCTGCCACGATCATGATGTCACTTTCTTTGCCCACACCAACCCGATCTCCTACACTGTAGACGTCGTTTCGTTTGGCATAAGTGTGGAGGGCGAGATAGTCGAGACCACCATATGTGAGTCGGTAACCGTCGTACTTTGCTTCCTTGACACGCGCAATAAGGCCAACCTTTGCAAGGGCTGAGATGCTTCTGTGAACACTACCAGCACCGCCACGGAGGCGTGCAAGTTTCTCGATCAAGGACGTGGGTACGAGTTCGTGGTTTTTGCTTCCCATCTCAGCCTATGGGTTTGGTGTAAGTCCTGTGAATTTTGCAACCATGATGACCAGGATGTGTACTTACAGCAGTCAAAACTCGCCAATCCTCATCGGTGAGGTAGCGCATGGCTTTTGTGTCTAATTTCATGGTGAGAGAGTTCCTGTGTTGTTTTTCCCGATATATTCTGCTCTTCTGTCCAAAAGATTTTGTTGTTCAATCGACTTTTTTCCGTTGGTTGATGTTGGAGGGGTTGTTTCTTTGGATGGTGGGGTTAATTTTTCTTCGAGATCTTATCGCTAACCTGGAACCTTGACTCCCGCTTTGACCGGGATAGATGGCTATGTGGGTCTGGACTGTAACACGTGATGAGGCTGGGGCCAGGCGGCAGCGCCTCGCGTAACCCAGCAGagctaggtacctacagCAAAGCATTGAGCTTAGCCAAGCAGCCCTCCATCACCTTCCAACTACGACGACCACGACTCCATCGCTAATTGATTTTCCGCGCTGTGATCACCGACGATACAGCTCAGCCGCGTATAGAGCATTATATCCCGACTTCTTTTTACCCTTCGAATCTATTCAGAAAAGCTCTACCAAGCGCCCAACCCGTCGACGTCAACATGGCTCAAGACAGCGAAGTGCCCAAGGCGGCCGACAAGGGCAAGGGCAAGGCCGTTGACGAcgccaagaaggacaagcAACAATCAAATggaaagaaggaagatgagaagatcGAGAGTATGAGATCCTCCCGTTTTACAAGGCAATGTTATACTGACTAGGGTCCAGCTGCTGAGGAAGAGCTCAATGAGGAGGATCAACAACTCAAGAACGAGCTCGACATGATGGTCGAGCGCTTGACTGTAAGTCACTAGACGGGATTCGCGATCCTGGCCATTCTAAGCATTTATATAGGAGTCGAACACCGAACTCTATAAACCCGCCTTGGAAGCAATGAAGACCTCGATAAAGACATCGACGTCATCCATGACAGCAGTTCCAAAGCCCCTGAAATTTCTACGACCACACTACGAGACTTTGACGAAGCTTTACGAGCAATGGCCTCAGAGTGAAGACAAGACCTCGCTGGCCGATGTCCTCTCTGTCATCGGCATGACGTTCTCAGACGAGGATCGACAAGACACACTTCATTACCGACTTCTCGCCCCTACATCCGACATCAGCTCATGGGGTCATGAGTATACCAGGCATCTTGCCCTAGAGATTGGAGAGGTGTATATCAAGCGGATCAACAACGAGGAACAGACCAAGGACCTGATTGATCTTGCGCTTGTCTTGATCCCTCTTTTCCTCAAGAGCAACGCTGAGGCCGACGCTGTGGATCTCATGAGCGAGCTTGAAATCATCGAAGAGATGCCCAAATTTGTAGATGAAAACACGTACGCTCGTGTGTGCCTGTACATGTCCTCCATGGTCAACCTCCTCACTTACCCCGACAACGAGACCTTCCTCAAGACTGCGCACGATATCTACATGGAATACAAGCAATTTGCGCAGGCCATTGTTCTTGCAATTCGACTACACGACATCGACCTTATTAGGGCCGACTTCGAGAAAGCCGAAGACCCTGCCCTCAAAAAGCAGCTTGCATTCCTTATTAGTCGCCAAAGAATAGCTCTTGATATTGAAGATGACTCGGACGAGAGCGACGCAATTTCGGAGTCGCTCAGCAACATCAAGCTATCAGAGCACTTTAAGGCACTAGGCAAGGAGCTGAACATCCTCGAGCCCAAGTCTACTGAGGACATTTACAAGAGCCATCTTGAGAGCAGCCGAGTTGCTGGAATGACCAACTTGGACTCTGCCCGACATAATCTTGCAGCGGCATTTGTCAATGCCTTCGTAAACGCAGGATTTGGCAATGATAAGATGATGCTTGTTGACGGCGAGAAGGAGACATGGGTGTGGAAGACCAAGGCCGATGGAATGATGTCAACTGTCGCTTCCATGGGAACCCTTTTGATGTGGGATATCGAGAATGGACTTGACAAGATCGACAAGTACACATACTCATCCGAGACTGAGATCTCGGCCGGTGCCATGCTCGCTATCGGAATCATGAATTCTGGTGTGAGAATGGACTCTGACCCTGCCGTTGCTCTCTTGGCCGATAGCGACAAGCTACATCATCATGATCCTCTCATCCGAACGGCTTGCATCATGGGTCTAGGACTGGCGTATGCTGGGTCGAATAGGGAGGACATTCTTGAGCACCTTCTACCCATGATTTCTGACTCTTCTTACGATATGCAGATCTCTGCGATGGCCGCTCTGTCCTGTGGCCTCATCTTTACGGGCTCCTCTCATCCCGAGATCAGCGAAGCTATTGTCACTACCCTAATGGACGACGACCGTAAGAACCAACTGACTGATAAGTGGACACGGTTCTTAGCCCTTGGCTTgggtcttctcttcttcggccGACAAGAAGAGGTTGATGTAATTCTCGAAACCCTCAAAGCCATTGAACACCCTATGGCCAAGTCTACCGCCGTGATGGCAGAGATCTGCGCCTGGGCTGGCACAGGTGCTGTGCTCA is part of the Fusarium poae strain DAOMC 252244 chromosome 4, whole genome shotgun sequence genome and encodes:
- the RPN1 gene encoding proteasome regulatory particle base subunit (BUSCO:5312at5125); its protein translation is MAQDSEVPKAADKGKGKAVDDAKKDKQQSNGKKEDEKIETAEEELNEEDQQLKNELDMMVERLTESNTELYKPALEAMKTSIKTSTSSMTAVPKPLKFLRPHYETLTKLYEQWPQSEDKTSLADVLSVIGMTFSDEDRQDTLHYRLLAPTSDISSWGHEYTRHLALEIGEVYIKRINNEEQTKDLIDLALVLIPLFLKSNAEADAVDLMSELEIIEEMPKFVDENTYARVCLYMSSMVNLLTYPDNETFLKTAHDIYMEYKQFAQAIVLAIRLHDIDLIRADFEKAEDPALKKQLAFLISRQRIALDIEDDSDESDAISESLSNIKLSEHFKALGKELNILEPKSTEDIYKSHLESSRVAGMTNLDSARHNLAAAFVNAFVNAGFGNDKMMLVDGEKETWVWKTKADGMMSTVASMGTLLMWDIENGLDKIDKYTYSSETEISAGAMLAIGIMNSGVRMDSDPAVALLADSDKLHHHDPLIRTACIMGLGLAYAGSNREDILEHLLPMISDSSYDMQISAMAALSCGLIFTGSSHPEISEAIVTTLMDDDRKNQLTDKWTRFLALGLGLLFFGRQEEVDVILETLKAIEHPMAKSTAVMAEICAWAGTGAVLKIQELLHICNEHQEETDEKKGDELLQAYAVIGIALVAMGEDIGQEMVLRQFGHLMHYGEANIRKAVPLAMGLISPSNPQMKVYDTLSRYSHDNDPEVAINAIFAMGLLGAGTNNARLAQLLRQLASYYHRDQDALFMVRIAQGLLHMGKGTLTISPFHTDRQVLSRVSAAGLLATLVAMIEPKEFITGQSHYLLYFLVTAMHPRFLVTLDENLKPLKVNVRVGQAVDVVGQAGRPKTITGWQTQSTPVVLGYGERAELEDEEYISLNSTLEGLVILRKNPEWEAEK
- a CDS encoding hypothetical protein (BUSCO:29930at5125) codes for the protein MKLDTKAMRYLTDEDWRVLTAAEMGSKNHELVPTSLIEKLARLRGGAGSVHRSISALAKVGLIARVKEAKYDGYRLTYGGLDYLALHTYAKRNDVYSVGDRVGVGKESDIMIVADHTGTQRILKIHRLGRISFRSVKSNRDYLKKRQSGSWMYLSRLAAMKEFAFMKALREEGFPVPEPFAQSRHTIVMSLIDAFPLRQIAEVPDPASLYGDLIALILRLAKHGLIHGDFNEFNILIKENRTKSEEGEETLTLEPVVIDFPQMVSMEHQNAEMYFDRDVNCVKRFFERRFHFVPTEPGPFFKHAKKAMTKEGLKRLDATVEASGFTKKMLKDLEAAIKEKVDKTTPQSEDEDDEDDDEDEDEESEDEGKSEDSKDVQTSGGLLGDDVMNSKDDPVEESMSKLAV
- a CDS encoding hypothetical protein (BUSCO:23710at5125) — its product is MEQNTTATPFLPNHSDRRPQHLAIPGSAEHNALLSQFHGLSLAGMSMSAPQAASLPMQSPYMVAPDGLILASMQGAQSLAMNHPNEPNYSGYQMNAGYAGPYALPGSLMPFTPARANTGNLRADRTQSEVPGLENRRGSYSTTESAPTTPFYGSWPPREHGPRVHSDRSAYTTPSPHQLMVAHHAEATNKPKPSPVSERTLDDLLAKNPRIPAAVPAVFTPAGHMKSLEQSLENRIPGNRNVYIRGLHPTTDDELLFHYAARFGTVETSKAIIDTATGACKGFGFAKFYDVSESEMCIRGFHRLGYEVGFARESFNSRLKAEGDELSTNLYISNLPKSLTEVELGVIFQGYTILSSKILRDSMGNSRGVGFARFENREVCDDVVEKFHGQPVGEEGLLMNIRYADTPAQKELKRVTAERRQFRTNEYNIGAYGTPLVGYGGSMFPHHAQNRRAAIPITRPPMSPELTPSDTNDVDRRAGHQRQSIGTVPSLPADEVVATPTSSECDENTTVHADTVVVGSTFDASPSIKKEVKKDA